GTAGGATTCTAGGTCGCTTGCATCTACTCGCATCTGTCTACCAACCCGATAAGCAGACAGCTCCCCCTTCTTAATGAGGTCATATACTGTCAGCTTGGATACTCGCAAAATATTGGCAACTTCTTCTGTCGTATAGGAGATGTTTTGCGTCATGAATAGCCTCCTTTTCAAGTACCGAATCTTCGATAGTAAAAATATCTTATCATAACTAGTAATCCAAGCTATAATGTTCTTAATTAGTTATATCTAAATATAATTAATTATAACTACTTATATTGAAGGAGAGTCTTTCATGTTAACATCACGCAAGAAAAAAACCTTTCTGAGCAGTTTGGTCAGTTTCTCCTTATTACTTGCAACAGTAGGCTGTTCCACTCCCGCTCCATCGACCACCCAACCTACTACTGATTCGAAATCCCAACAAACCAAGACGGAAATCTTTGTGTCTGCCGCAGCAAGCATGACCGATGTGCTCCAAGATGTAAAAAAAGAATATGAAACAAACCATCCTGAAATTACACTGACCTATAACTTCGGTGGATCAGGTAAACTCGCCCAACAAATTGAACAGGGAGCACCAAGCGATCTCTTCATCTCTGCTAGTTCCAAGGATATGAATACGTTAAAAGATAAAAGCCTGATCATCGAAGACTCCCAAACCGAACTAGTCACAAATGAGATGGTATTAATTGCTCCAAAAGAAAGTACCATTTCCGTTGATTCATTTGAGAAAATAGCACCTGAGGCAGGTAAGCAATTTGCGATTGGTGAGCCTAGCTCCGTCCCAGTCGGTCGTTATACGGAGGAAGCCTTGACAAAATTAGGTCTATGGGAAAAAATGAAGCCAACCATGGTTTATGCAAAAGATGTACGTCAAGTATTAACCTATGTTGAATCAGGTAATGCCGAACTGGGTGTCGTATATAAAAGTGATGCACTTACATCTGATAAGATCAAAATTCTAGCAACTGCCAAGCAAGAGTGGCATAGCCCCATTGTCTACCCAGCAGCTATAGTAAAAGCTACACAGCATCAAAAGGAAGCTCAAGAATTTTTAACATTCCTCACCGCTGATTTTTCAAAAGCTGCTTTTGAAAAATACGGATTTCACCCTGTAAAATAAGCAACCTTTCAATCATGTATATGCAAAGCAATATAAAGTGAGGGTACTTTTTCATGCCTGACATCTCTTATTCCCCGCTCTACCTGTCGTTGCAGGTAGCGGGGATTTCCACTATCGTTGTATTTATCAGCGGATTATTTATCGCCTATTGGTTCTCGCGTCGTCAATTTTTTGGCAAAAGTATTTTGGAGGCATTGTTTCTATTGCCTCTCGTGCTTCCTCCCACTGTAGTAGGCTTTGGTCTGCTTCTACTGTTTGGTAAAAACGGATTAATAGGTAAATTTTTATTGGAAGCTTTTCAATTTCAAATTGTTTTTACCTGGGTAGGAGCAGTGATCGCCTCTGCTGTGGTCTCATTTCCCCTGATGTATCAAGCCGCTCACGCTGCCTTCCAAAATATGAATCGACGCTACGAGCAAGCAGCTGTTATGCTTGGCGCTTCTGCTTGGAGGGTCTTTTGGACCGTCACGTTTCCTTTGTGCTGGCCCGGGCTTTTGGCTGGACTTGTGCTTTCCTTTGCAAGAGCGCTGGGTGAATTCGGAGCAACACTCATGTTAGCTGGTAATATTCCTGGGAAAACGGAAACACTTCCCATCGCCATCTATTTTGCCGTCGAGGGTGGGCGTATGGAAATCGCCGCCTTTTGGGTAGCTATTATCGTTGCCATCGGCTTTAGTACCATACTTTGGCTTAACTGGTGGAGTAAACATACATTAAATCGTCATACGCAGTTTAAAGATTAGAAGTCACTTTTATGTAGATGAGGTATTTCCATGCTACAGGTCCAACTCATGAAACAACGTGCGCATTTCGCATTAGAAGTATCATTTACTGTTCATAACGAAATTGTCGTCTTGTTTGGTCAATCTGGCTCAGGGAAAACCAGTATCTTGGAATGTATCGCTGGTTTGCTCACTCCGGATGCAGCTCAAATTACACTACACGGACAAGCATTATGCACTCCTGTAAAAAGCGTACCTCCCCAAAAACGAAATATCGGATATGTCTTTCAGGACTATGCATTGTTTCCTCACATGACCGTTGAAAAAAATATTTTGTACGGGATTCATTCCAGAAAACAGGCTGTTGATAAGGCCTTCTTGGAGCAAATCTGCGAAACGCTAGGTATTCGTCATTTGTGGAAAAGCTTTCCGAGTAAAATCTCAGGTGGAGAAAAGCAACGAGTTGCATTGGCTCGTGCTTTAGCAATCAAACCAGATTTATTGCTTTTAGATGAGCCTCTATCAGCCCTAGATCCTGCAACCAGAGCAGAGTGTCAGGACGAGTTGCTTCGCTTGCATCAGCTCTGGAACATTCCCGTCTTATTAGTCACACACGATGAGGCAGAAGCGTACAAGCTAGGAAATAGAATCTTGCGCTTACGAACGGGAAGGATAGAGGAGGAAATATTGCTTCACCCCCCCATGTCCGTTACTCACAAAAAAAGCTGAAGTAGGATACAGCCTACGTCAGCTTTTTTACTATCAATTTCTAATTTCTAGGAAGGCTACATCTGGTTACACGCGTTTCCTTTAACAAACATACACTTATCTGTAGTCGTCTAAAAACCTCTCCATACCTTCCGTTTTAACACGGGTGCATAATGCCATTCTTGCTCTTCAGGCATCTCTTGTAAGGTATTTCCTAACGCATTCATTTTACTATCAATTTGATCAAGATAGTGGAAAATGACAGCGGTTGGTGTCTTACCGGAAACAGCGCTTCCCCATCCCATTTCCAAATCGCCATGGTGACTTAAAATGCAATGCTTCAGATGCAACACTTCACTATCCTCCAATGGAATAGCTAAGTCTGTACATGCTTTCGTCACCATCTCTACTCCCATAACCAAATGACCAATTAACTGTCCTGGAGTCGTATACTCTGGTGCCACTGGATCGGATAGCTCATACAGTTTTCCAATATCGTGTAAGATGCAGGTTGTAAGCAATACATCATGATCTACCTGCGGATATAGAGGTAATAAGCGTTTGCCTAAATCCAATAAAGAGACGATATGCTCCAATAAGCCTGAGTAGTAATGATGGTGCATACGTACACCCGCAGGGAAAGAACGCATCCGTTCATAAACGTCTTCTTTCCCGATCAGATGTGAAATGATGGCTCGCAGTGTTGGGCTTTGAATATCGGATATATGACTTTCCAGCCTTGTCCACAATTCATCTGTCGCATATTTAGAAGTAGGGACTAGAGATTCCATTAAAACCTCGTCCGCAGGAGTAGCATGGCGTACTCGTTGAATGACCAATTGCTTTTTACCACGGTACATTTGGACCTGTGCATCAATTTTAATGATCGATTTTACTTGAAGATTTTCTTTAAGCTCATCCGTGACATCCCAAATCTTTGCAGGCAAGCTACCAGATCTGTCACCAATCTCTAAATTCATATATTCGCTCTGGTTACTAGCAACGCCAATTTCTCTACTTTTAACGAGACAAAAGGCGATTACGCGTTCTCCCTCCACATAATCAGCCAAAAATTTCATATCTAATTCCCCTTTGTTTTTTGGAAAAGGAGGGCTTCAATCTTTTTCAAGATATGAGTCCCTACTAAATCATCCGCTTTCGAAATAACATCCGTAATCACCTGTAGCAAGTTATCTTTTCCGTTCCAATGCTCTTGGACAATGACTTGCTCAGTGCTACTAAGAATCTTATGTAAAGCATATACAGCTAGTACTATATCATCTAAATAACCAATAGGCCCTGTAAGAACCTCAGGAATTAAATCTACAGGTGAAATAAAGTAGGCAACGGCAAATGCTGCTGTAGCCTTGGCTTTCGTAGCAACTCGCTTGTCCACTAGCAATCTGGCCAAAAGCACAAATAGATCAGGGGCAAGTAGAATATATTGAGTAGAATCCTCCCGCATGCCTTTGCCACGAATGAACTTCTCCACTTTTTCTCTTAGCTTATCATAAAATCGTTGATGATTTTTTGGGATCAGCATAATTTGTTCATCATTCATCTGGTTTTCCTCCTGCTCTTTTTTTCCGAACACGCTGATAAATATATACCACAAGAACCACTGCAACAAAGATGAGTAGAATCCAAATAGTCACTTTTTTAATAGCTAATTGGAAGACTCTCTCCCAGCTCTCGCCTAAAATAAAACCTAAACTAACAAACAAAGCCGTCCAAAATGCCCCTCCTGCATAGGCTAAAATAGCAAAGGTACGAAAACGTAACTCTGTAATACCAGCAAAGTAAGCAGTATATTGACGAATCCCTGGCAAAAAATAGCCAATGGGAATGGCCCACTTTCCAAAACGTTGAAACCATTCCTCCGTCTTTTTAAACACTCGATACCCTTTTTCGAAACGCTTCAAACGCTTTTCAATAAAAGGATGCCCCAATTTAAATCCAATCCAATAAGCTGCCGTCATTGCACTTATGGAGCCTAGATAGCAGACTAAAAAGGTTGGTAGAAAATACAGGTCTCCCCTAGATACCAAAAACCCTGAAAACACCAGAAGTGTCTCCTCAGGAACAGGTAAGCCAATCAAGCCAAAAAAGAATAGTCCATATAGAGCAAA
This is a stretch of genomic DNA from Brevibacillus laterosporus DSM 25. It encodes these proteins:
- the modA gene encoding molybdate ABC transporter substrate-binding protein, producing MLTSRKKKTFLSSLVSFSLLLATVGCSTPAPSTTQPTTDSKSQQTKTEIFVSAAASMTDVLQDVKKEYETNHPEITLTYNFGGSGKLAQQIEQGAPSDLFISASSKDMNTLKDKSLIIEDSQTELVTNEMVLIAPKESTISVDSFEKIAPEAGKQFAIGEPSSVPVGRYTEEALTKLGLWEKMKPTMVYAKDVRQVLTYVESGNAELGVVYKSDALTSDKIKILATAKQEWHSPIVYPAAIVKATQHQKEAQEFLTFLTADFSKAAFEKYGFHPVK
- a CDS encoding YkvA family protein, which encodes MNDEQIMLIPKNHQRFYDKLREKVEKFIRGKGMREDSTQYILLAPDLFVLLARLLVDKRVATKAKATAAFAVAYFISPVDLIPEVLTGPIGYLDDIVLAVYALHKILSSTEQVIVQEHWNGKDNLLQVITDVISKADDLVGTHILKKIEALLFQKTKGN
- a CDS encoding 3'-5' exoribonuclease YhaM family protein, which gives rise to MKFLADYVEGERVIAFCLVKSREIGVASNQSEYMNLEIGDRSGSLPAKIWDVTDELKENLQVKSIIKIDAQVQMYRGKKQLVIQRVRHATPADEVLMESLVPTSKYATDELWTRLESHISDIQSPTLRAIISHLIGKEDVYERMRSFPAGVRMHHHYYSGLLEHIVSLLDLGKRLLPLYPQVDHDVLLTTCILHDIGKLYELSDPVAPEYTTPGQLIGHLVMGVEMVTKACTDLAIPLEDSEVLHLKHCILSHHGDLEMGWGSAVSGKTPTAVIFHYLDQIDSKMNALGNTLQEMPEEQEWHYAPVLKRKVWRGF
- a CDS encoding ATP-binding cassette domain-containing protein — encoded protein: MLQVQLMKQRAHFALEVSFTVHNEIVVLFGQSGSGKTSILECIAGLLTPDAAQITLHGQALCTPVKSVPPQKRNIGYVFQDYALFPHMTVEKNILYGIHSRKQAVDKAFLEQICETLGIRHLWKSFPSKISGGEKQRVALARALAIKPDLLLLDEPLSALDPATRAECQDELLRLHQLWNIPVLLVTHDEAEAYKLGNRILRLRTGRIEEEILLHPPMSVTHKKS
- the modB gene encoding molybdate ABC transporter permease subunit, which encodes MPDISYSPLYLSLQVAGISTIVVFISGLFIAYWFSRRQFFGKSILEALFLLPLVLPPTVVGFGLLLLFGKNGLIGKFLLEAFQFQIVFTWVGAVIASAVVSFPLMYQAAHAAFQNMNRRYEQAAVMLGASAWRVFWTVTFPLCWPGLLAGLVLSFARALGEFGATLMLAGNIPGKTETLPIAIYFAVEGGRMEIAAFWVAIIVAIGFSTILWLNWWSKHTLNRHTQFKD
- a CDS encoding DedA family protein, whose product is MNEFINHFGGYISQYGYFALYGLFFFGLIGLPVPEETLLVFSGFLVSRGDLYFLPTFLVCYLGSISAMTAAYWIGFKLGHPFIEKRLKRFEKGYRVFKKTEEWFQRFGKWAIPIGYFLPGIRQYTAYFAGITELRFRTFAILAYAGGAFWTALFVSLGFILGESWERVFQLAIKKVTIWILLIFVAVVLVVYIYQRVRKKRAGGKPDE